One Lentimicrobium sp. L6 DNA window includes the following coding sequences:
- a CDS encoding mechanosensitive ion channel family protein: MLYSFYDYFDPYLAKFYSYLGFSDETSEVYANYSELLIAFVLSVIFFYLVRFLLRVVLIKAISKTKNQWDDLLLNHKVLHKASYLAPGIIMDYSVDHILANLPGLLSVVNLMLDIYFAIVSAMIINSIIGVLAHIVTFLSKNKRLPIKGISQVLKIIVYIITTIVIISFLLGKEPGAILAGLGAASAIIILIFKDAILGFVGGIQLSALDMVKEGDWISLPKHNADGTVIDISLTTVKVQNWDKTISTVPTYSLVSESVKNWRGMEESGGRRIKRSINIDMTTVKFCDQEMIDKFKTYDYLADYVDSTEKQLKEYNTKAKINSGVKVNGRRQTNLGVFRAYLVRYLRNKPEIHNDMTFIVRQLDPSEKGIPMEIYVFSRIQSWVEYEAIQSDIFDHILAAIPEFDLRVFQEPTGSDFRGVFKN, encoded by the coding sequence ATGTTGTATTCTTTCTATGATTATTTCGATCCGTATTTAGCAAAATTCTATTCTTATTTGGGATTCTCCGATGAGACTAGTGAGGTTTATGCCAATTATAGTGAACTATTGATAGCCTTTGTTCTATCAGTGATTTTCTTTTATTTGGTTCGCTTTTTATTGAGAGTGGTATTGATTAAAGCCATCAGTAAAACTAAAAACCAATGGGATGATTTATTATTGAATCATAAGGTATTACATAAAGCCAGTTATTTGGCACCAGGTATTATCATGGATTATTCGGTAGACCATATATTAGCCAATCTTCCAGGTTTGCTTTCTGTGGTTAATTTAATGCTGGATATTTATTTTGCAATAGTAAGCGCCATGATCATTAACTCCATTATTGGAGTATTGGCACATATTGTAACTTTCCTTTCCAAGAATAAAAGATTGCCTATTAAAGGGATTTCTCAGGTCTTGAAAATTATAGTTTATATCATCACCACCATTGTTATCATTTCCTTTCTTTTGGGTAAAGAACCAGGAGCTATATTAGCTGGTTTGGGAGCGGCTTCTGCCATCATCATATTAATTTTTAAAGATGCCATCCTAGGTTTTGTGGGTGGAATTCAGCTCTCAGCTTTAGATATGGTAAAAGAAGGGGACTGGATTAGTCTGCCTAAGCATAATGCCGATGGAACTGTAATTGATATTTCGCTCACCACCGTTAAAGTTCAAAATTGGGATAAAACCATTTCTACCGTTCCTACTTATTCTTTGGTTTCTGAGTCGGTGAAAAATTGGCGAGGAATGGAGGAGTCTGGTGGAAGAAGAATTAAGCGTTCCATTAATATTGACATGACGACTGTGAAGTTTTGTGATCAAGAAATGATAGACAAGTTTAAAACTTATGACTATTTGGCTGATTATGTGGATAGCACAGAGAAGCAGTTGAAGGAGTATAACACGAAAGCCAAAATTAATTCTGGAGTTAAAGTAAATGGGCGCCGCCAGACCAACCTTGGTGTATTTAGAGCATATTTAGTACGCTATCTTAGAAATAAACCTGAGATTCATAATGATATGACTTTTATCGTGCGTCAGCTAGATCCTTCGGAAAAAGGTATTCCTATGGAAATCTATGTGTTTAGTCGCATACAATCTTGGGTAGAGTATGAAGCCATACAATCAGATATCTTTGATCATATTTTAGCAGCCATCCCAGAATTCGACCTTAGAGTTTTCCAAGAGCCTACAGGTTCTGATTTTAGAGGAGTCTTTAAAAATTAG
- a CDS encoding DUF5687 family protein, with the protein MFKWFILHQWKSARRSSIWQKNLGLNIFIGFLLVILLSYIVILGIFLDQILLEVVKDKDPEAVASGGLIYYFLIVFVMRFFMQTIPAMQAIPYLHLPVKRSSLASYLTLSSMTNFFNWMPVLIFLPFTLKWVAEFHGMPSAMIWFFGILFFEWALNFKLIWLKRKSTGKPWLGFVLIAIITSLFLLDNYDIFSISNISEWFFMGLLVQPLYIIVPVVALLFWYFYNIFFIKSIIYVEDLSQKEKSDHSLSDSFVKLKEFGVVGELVLKEVRLLFRNKRSRTVLFLIPMFLLYGLIFYPNEIYNTKSGWLVFVGLFITGGFLMAYGQYIMAWESAHFDFILSSKTSFYDYFKAKYYLMVIVSVVLYFFTIPYIYFGMEIFYLNIAALIYNIGVNALLLLYTASYNKKRMDLSKGAMMNYQGVGINNFLIVLPLLIIPMLIYAPIKAFFGYEVGVMFLSLLGILGMIFHKYFINLAVKHFQEKRYGIAEGYRQ; encoded by the coding sequence ATGTTCAAGTGGTTTATTCTTCATCAATGGAAGTCGGCACGCCGCAGCAGTATTTGGCAAAAGAACCTAGGGTTAAACATCTTTATTGGTTTTTTATTAGTCATTTTGCTTTCCTATATTGTTATCTTAGGTATTTTCTTAGATCAGATTTTACTCGAAGTAGTAAAAGACAAAGACCCCGAAGCAGTGGCGAGTGGAGGTTTAATATATTACTTCCTGATTGTTTTTGTGATGCGGTTTTTTATGCAAACCATTCCTGCGATGCAAGCCATACCCTATTTGCATTTGCCCGTGAAACGCAGCTCCTTAGCTTCTTATCTCACCCTGTCTTCTATGACTAACTTTTTCAACTGGATGCCAGTTCTGATTTTCTTGCCCTTTACTTTAAAATGGGTGGCCGAATTTCATGGCATGCCCTCCGCTATGATTTGGTTTTTTGGAATACTATTTTTCGAATGGGCCTTGAATTTTAAGCTGATTTGGTTGAAAAGAAAAAGTACGGGGAAGCCTTGGTTAGGTTTTGTTTTAATAGCAATAATTACCAGTTTGTTCCTTCTCGATAACTATGATATTTTTTCTATCTCCAATATAAGTGAGTGGTTTTTTATGGGGCTTTTAGTTCAGCCTTTATATATCATTGTTCCTGTTGTGGCTCTTCTTTTCTGGTATTTTTATAATATCTTTTTTATTAAAAGCATTATATATGTGGAGGATCTTTCACAAAAAGAAAAATCTGATCATAGCTTAAGCGATTCTTTTGTAAAGCTTAAAGAATTTGGAGTAGTAGGGGAGTTGGTATTAAAAGAAGTTCGTTTATTATTTAGAAATAAACGCTCCAGAACGGTTCTATTCCTTATCCCCATGTTTTTATTATATGGTTTGATATTTTATCCCAATGAGATTTATAATACAAAATCGGGTTGGTTGGTGTTTGTGGGTTTATTTATCACGGGAGGTTTTTTAATGGCTTACGGACAGTATATTATGGCATGGGAAAGTGCGCATTTCGATTTCATATTGAGCTCTAAAACCAGCTTTTATGATTATTTTAAAGCCAAGTATTATTTAATGGTGATAGTTTCTGTGGTATTATATTTCTTCACCATCCCCTATATTTATTTCGGAATGGAGATTTTCTATTTAAATATCGCCGCACTTATTTATAATATTGGCGTGAATGCGCTATTGCTGCTATATACGGCTTCGTATAATAAAAAGCGAATGGATTTAAGCAAAGGAGCTATGATGAACTATCAAGGCGTGGGCATCAATAATTTTCTGATTGTTCTTCCCTTATTAATTATCCCCATGCTTATTTATGCGCCCATTAAAGCCTTTTTTGGATACGAAGTAGGCGTTATGTTTTTGAGTCTACTTGGAATTCTAGGAATGATTTTCCATAAATATTTTATCAACTTAGCTGTAAAACATTTCCAAGAGAAAAGATATGGAATTGCAGAAGGTTATCGTCAATAA
- a CDS encoding ABC transporter ATP-binding protein → MELQKVIVNNLKIQVMLNIKQISKEYSGETVLNIPQLEIKKGESFGLVGNNGAGKTTLFRLILDLIKAHTGEIYSKDTSVAGSEHWKAYTGSYLDEGFLIDFLTAEEYFEFVGAINGLSKGDIEDFMKGFEPFFDGEVLGKKKYIRDFSKGNQKKIGITAAIMTQPEVLILDEPFSNLDPSTQIRLKKLLRSMQEDQKVTMLISSHDLNHVTEVCDRIVVLDKGELVHDIKTSESTLKDLESYFSVE, encoded by the coding sequence ATGGAATTGCAGAAGGTTATCGTCAATAATTTAAAAATACAAGTGATGTTGAATATTAAACAAATATCAAAAGAATATAGTGGTGAAACTGTTTTAAACATTCCACAATTAGAAATTAAAAAAGGGGAGAGCTTTGGCTTAGTTGGTAATAATGGAGCAGGTAAAACTACCCTTTTTAGATTAATCCTCGATTTAATCAAAGCGCATACAGGCGAAATTTATTCCAAAGATACTAGTGTGGCAGGTTCTGAACATTGGAAAGCTTATACTGGTTCCTATTTAGATGAGGGTTTTCTTATCGATTTCCTTACTGCTGAAGAGTATTTTGAGTTTGTGGGTGCTATCAATGGATTGAGCAAAGGAGATATTGAAGATTTCATGAAGGGTTTTGAACCATTTTTCGATGGGGAAGTTTTAGGCAAAAAGAAGTATATCAGGGATTTCTCCAAAGGAAATCAGAAAAAGATAGGCATCACCGCAGCTATTATGACACAGCCGGAAGTTTTGATTCTAGATGAGCCTTTTTCTAATTTGGACCCTAGTACTCAAATCCGTTTGAAAAAGCTTTTACGTAGTATGCAAGAAGACCAGAAAGTAACTATGCTCATTTCTAGTCACGATTTAAACCACGTGACCGAAGTATGTGATAGAATAGTAGTTTTAGATAAAGGAGAACTGGTTCATGATATTAAAACCAGTGAATCTACTTTGAAAGATTTAGAGTCTTATTTTTCGGTGGAGTAG
- a CDS encoding 3'-5' exonuclease codes for MELKLKRPIAFLDLETTGIKVATDRIVEISIVKIHPDGKKEIKTRRVNPEMPIPVETSEIHGIYDEDVKDEPNFKALAKSLDAFLKNCDLAGYNSNRFDIPLLAEEFLRAGVDFDVENRYLVDVQNVFHKMEQRTLVAAYKFYCEKELINAHSAEADTIATFEIMEAMLDKYEGVEFTDKKGNVSTPVVNNVKALSEFSTVNRNVDLIGHIVLNDNDEEIINFGKHKGRLVAEVFKTEPSYYDWMMRGQFPEYTKKVITKLKLKSASQGNMKLS; via the coding sequence ATGGAGTTGAAATTAAAAAGACCAATAGCCTTTTTAGATTTAGAAACCACAGGAATAAAAGTGGCAACTGATAGAATAGTAGAAATCAGTATCGTAAAGATTCATCCCGACGGAAAAAAGGAAATTAAAACCCGAAGAGTAAATCCTGAGATGCCCATCCCTGTTGAAACATCAGAGATTCATGGTATTTATGATGAAGATGTAAAAGATGAACCTAACTTTAAAGCTTTAGCCAAAAGCCTAGATGCATTCCTCAAAAACTGTGATTTGGCTGGTTATAACTCCAATAGATTTGACATTCCTCTTCTAGCTGAAGAATTTCTGCGTGCCGGTGTTGACTTCGATGTAGAGAACAGATATTTGGTGGACGTTCAAAATGTCTTCCATAAAATGGAACAAAGAACATTGGTGGCTGCCTATAAATTCTATTGTGAAAAAGAACTTATAAATGCACATAGTGCCGAAGCAGATACCATTGCAACTTTTGAGATTATGGAAGCCATGCTCGACAAGTACGAAGGAGTAGAATTCACCGATAAAAAAGGAAATGTAAGCACTCCTGTAGTAAACAATGTGAAAGCCTTAAGCGAATTCTCCACTGTGAATAGAAATGTGGATTTAATAGGCCATATTGTTCTAAATGATAATGACGAAGAAATCATCAATTTCGGAAAACATAAAGGCAGATTAGTAGCAGAGGTATTCAAAACAGAACCTAGCTATTATGATTGGATGATGCGCGGTCAATTCCCAGAATACACCAAGAAAGTCATTACTAAACTAAAGCTCAAAAGCGCTAGTCAAGGGAATATGAAGTTGTCTTAA